TCCTTGTGCATGTGCCCCTCAGGCCCCCACTGTGCCGGCCCACTTTTCAGCTGGCTCACGCATTGCCAGTTCATCTTCCTCAGAGAGATACTCAAGCTCCCTGTTTGGAAAGATCCTTCTCTGGCCCTCTGAATCTTTTAGTGGcccctgtctctttctcccttcagaaTAAAACGTCTTCAAAGAGTCTTCTACATTCTCAATCACTGTCACTCACTGCTCATCCCCCTGCCAGGGCTTCTGCCCGCACCACACACTAACACTGCTCCCCCAGGGGCTCCGGTGGTCTTCCTGTCAATGATCTCAGGGCCCAAATCTGATCctcaccctcctgcctccctcctgctaCCCTGCATCTCTCCCAATTCTGTCACTTTCCAGTGCTGTGGAGGTGGGTGCCCAGACTGACCTGCAGCTTGCAGTCAGCCCTAGTGGCATGACTTCCTGGATGCATGAactcagcctccctgagcctcagttttctcatctgtaaaacggggataataatagtgcctCCTTCATCAACTCGCTATGAAGACTAAATGAGCTAACCCGTGAAAAGAACTTAGAGCCTGGCATTTcctaagtgccaatcagtagaAGTTAGCTGTTAGAGTCTTAACTTTCATCCAGATCTTTCCATTCCCCCCAGAATCAACTTAGTTCAGCCTTCTTAACATCCGTGGTCCAGAGAACTCTGCCATCCATCACTGGCCATTCTGCTGTCCTGCCTTTCCCCAGCCTTTCTCCCCATAGTAGTTAGACCCACCCCATGGGCTTCTTGGAACCAAACTTTTAAGGGATTAAACCTCTCCCTGGCTGAAAACTCCACTCCTAGCCTGAAGCCTAAACTTCCTTCTCCTACAAATGTTAAGATCTACAACAGCACtacacaggattttttttttttttttttgctattatacaACATGAAATCAGGACTTCCAAAGAATGCATTTGCAGGAATATTCATCTATCATCGTTTTAAAATTCACTGCACTTTTAGAACTCCACTAAAGAGCTCATTTACATGAAAAAAGAGGGTTTTCTCTATCAGAAGTCACATTTTGGGATGCATATCTCCCCTAAACGTTTATATAGAAGGTAAGATCGAGCCCTGGCTGAGCAGTCAAGAAGCGCTGGGTCTCCAGGGCCCAGACCCCACCGCCCAAACTGAGCTTTTCAATCAGGATGTCTTCAATGGTCCCGTCAATCACCTGGGGACCTTGTCAAAGTGCAGTTTTTGATTCAGAAAGCCCGGGGTGAGACCTGAGGGTCTGTCCCTGTAACCAGCCCCCAGGGGATGCTAAACCTGCAGGTCCGAAGTCCAGCTAAGAGCAGCAAGGCTTTCCGTCTGTCTCTCCCCACAAGGCTGTGAGTTTCTTTAGCAGACAACCACGTCTGTTTCACTCACAGCCATGTCTGACTGCCCCCCAGCAAGTACTTAATAAAAGTTTGTTAAATGAATTGTGCCTTTGAGGGGACCCAGTCCTAAGGTTCCCCATGTGTGGCCTCATTTCACTCGTGCCTTTGGGACACTCCACCTGCATTCCGATGATGCCCTGGAGCCTGGGGTCTGGCCCATGGCTGAGCTGAGCCACAAGTCATGTGTTCGGCTGTAGGCATTCTTTTCACAGACCAGCCCTGTGTCACAGCCTCTGCTTGGCTCCTCTGCTGCCACATCCTGATCCTTGTCTTAACCAGATCAGCTGCTGCTCAGAAGCCTAAAACACCCACATTCTCCTGCCTCAATTTAACCTGCCCTCATCTCCCCACGCAGATCGCGTCACAATGCACCCCCAACCCTGGCTTTACCATCCTGCTGctcttctttcccccacccaggcccagtcATCTCAGAGAACTCTTTCCCACACCCCTGCCACACTCATCCCTTTACCAaaacccctgccctgggcctgggtcaGGGCCTGACAGCCCCAAGTGGCAGGGCCTCCCACCCACCTGGttttcctgcttcctctctggCTTTAGCTACTCTGGTCCTTTGTAGCCTCCCCCAGGTCCAgtccctgtcctctcccctgctctgcatACCCTTCCCACCAGGCCTGCACCTGCCAAATCCAGGCTCCAGCAAAGACAGGGATCCAGAGCCCTGGGACACcactctctcctctgcccactggCTCCCAACACTGGCCTGGAGCCAGGGCatcgccctcccctccccctcagaccTTGCCAACCCCACCATCTAAACCTCCTCAGGCCAGCTCCCTCCCCCGGGACAGTTTCTTCAAGGATCCCTGTCCTGGGGCCCCTGAGCCCAGCTCCTGTGTGCCACCTGAGGGACTGCCCAGCACCTGTAGCCAGCCCTCCACCAGGGGCTAGGATCCCACTATACAGGGCAAAGTTGGGTTGTGCTGTTATCAGGCCAAGGAAAGAATGGCATCTGGTACCTGAGTCCCATCTGCCACCCACCGAGAACAGAAAACGTCAAGAAGCTTCCGGAAGCCCATGAGGCAAACCACTGAGGGCTTTAACCCCAGGAACTCAGTGTTGGGAGGGGTGTCAAGAGGTGTGTGTCTCAGGGGATGAGCTCACACCGTGGTTAGCAGTGTGACCAGCTGCTGGACAACCTTGTTCATTCCAGTGGGCCTTTGCCTGGCTGCCCAGGACCAGGCCATGTCTGGTGGGGTGCGCAACAGAGGGCCAGGGCTGTTCAGGGGGTGGCAGGACCAAGTCTCATTGAGCAGGAGGTTTGAGGGGGCTCAGAGTCATATGCTTCTCAAGTGTTAGAAAAGTCCTTTCAGCtgtccccactttgcccagtggCCAACCAACTTTCCAGCCTTCTTGGAAGATGAGGAAAAACACACTCAGTAATTTTTCCCCAAGTTTCACTGATGCTGGGTACTATGAAGTGATGAATAAGTCTGTGGTTTGCTATGGAGGTTCCGTGTGAGATAAAGATTCTTCCAATGCCCGCCCCCTTCACCACGGTCATTCTTACACTATCGCTGCGCATAAAAGGCTGTCTCGAACACTGCAGAACACCAAAAAGGACCAGCGTGAGACAGAACGTGTACTGCCAGCCCAAAGATGAGCAGCCTCTCcatcctggcccttctcctgctCCTGCTTGCACACCGCACCCCTCCGGCACAGGGGCATCCCTTACTGACTACCTATATCACACTGATCAAGGAAATGGGGAGCCTCCTCAGCCAGCCACCTGCGCTTCCAAAAGTGAGTATCTGGGACAAAGTTGGCATGGGGATGGGAAGGCCTGGCAGGTGCTCAGGCCAACAGGACTcacaggctctctctctctctctctctctgccaccacAGGGCGACTTGGGAATAAATCACAAATTGACCCTGCAGGTAAGAGCTCAGCTCCACACTTGGCCACACCTCCCCGCACTGGGTCCCAATCCACTTCCTGCCTGGGTGACCTGAGACATGCCAATACTTTGCCTAACCTGTAAATAGGGTGAATAGCACCTATCTCAgaggttgttgtgagaattaaatggcaCAATGTGCATGACGTTCCAAGAACAGTGTCTAGCGCTTAACAGGTGTTCAATCAGTTCCCCAGCCATGGATATactatgaaaatgttttgttttaattacgaAGCGAAAAGATAGCTTGAGCTGAACAGCACCAAAGGGCTTCAACTCAGTTTTCAGGGGGCAGCCCCTGGACTGGCAGACTGAAATTTCCCCCATGAATATGCCTGCTTCTTTCTTATCCCTTAAAAATCTGAGTATGTTTTCCACCCTGACCAGTCCTGGGTATGACCATTTTGTTACTTTTCCTATTCCTGTTGGCTTCAAAGATGATCTCATCTTTGCATGAATAGCATTTCTCGGGTCAAACAAGAGGTTGCATCTCTGCTGAGTTTGTTAGCTGTTTGTATTTCCCTTCTTTTAGGCACTCACAGTTCGTGTGATTTTCTTCCTGATTCCTAGGAGCCCTTAATTCAGTCAAGGCATTACTCTCGCTGGCCCCAAGAATTTCCCTTGGCCAGCCCTTGGCCTTTAgcagagtttcttttgaaaaatgttttttcccctcaTGCACAAAGATCCGCCTGGGCCCTTTCTGCAGCTGGCATGGAGCCAGGGGCACCATGGGAGTGACTTAGGTCTCCCTGCACTGTGCCCTCTGGGGGCATAGCCTTGGCAAGAAGGGGACCAGGAGGGGATTATCCAAGCATGCCCCTGAAAAAAGTCTTGGAAAACTGCGAGGAAGGACACTCCCCAACTTCCCCCTCTTACATGGATCCTCTGTCCCCTTAGGATAGAACCCTTCTGAGACCAAACCTGGAGAAATTCCTGGATGCTGCCAAGAACTTCGAAAACAAGACACAGCAAATCAGGAAAATCCTCCCGGTATGGGAAGCCGTTAAGGGTTCGGGGGTCCCTGCCTTGGCCCTGCCCTTTCTCTGGGGAAGATGGCAGCAGGGGCTGCTCCTGTTCTGGGCGAATCTCTAACTGTCTGCTCTGGTCTCTTCCCGCAGGAATTCCGGAAGGTTGTGCCTACTGCCCCTTCCACGGTAAGCTGCCCCGAAGATGCCCCAGCAGGTGGTGCCATCAGCCATGACCTGACCCCCGCCTGTCATCTGCCTTGCAGCCCAGCCTCATCTGATACCACCTTTCTGGTTTTTTCGCAGAACTGCTCAATCAGTTTTGAGGAGAATGACTGGGATGATTTCAGGAGGAAGTTGAAGGAATATCTGGATTCCCTTAGGAGGTTTGTCAATGACAAAATTTTCCGCCAGACAACTAGATCCTCCTCTGGGCCCTAACGACAGAGCCTTGGACGTGGAGAGCAGCAGGAGCCCTGAAGACTCTGAGGCGCCTCTCGCACAGTCCGGGGCCGGGAGGGTTTTATTTGCT
The genomic region above belongs to Phyllostomus discolor isolate MPI-MPIP mPhyDis1 chromosome 13, mPhyDis1.pri.v3, whole genome shotgun sequence and contains:
- the IL3 gene encoding interleukin-3; translation: MSSLSILALLLLLLAHRTPPAQGHPLLTTYITLIKEMGSLLSQPPALPKGDLGINHKLTLQDRTLLRPNLEKFLDAAKNFENKTQQIRKILPEFRKVVPTAPSTNCSISFEENDWDDFRRKLKEYLDSLRRFVNDKIFRQTTRSSSGP